From the genome of Trichocoleus sp. FACHB-46, one region includes:
- a CDS encoding LLM class flavin-dependent oxidoreductase, giving the protein MEVGIDSFASVGTSENGETADATQSVAELLERIEQADRSGLDIFGIGEHHRHEFLDSANAVILAAAAARTERIRLTSAVTVLSAADPVRVFQQFATLDLISKGRAEMVVGRGSFTEAFPLFGFSLGDYDEIFAEKLELLLKIRDNETVDWSGKFRPALENQAIYPRPLQKPFPIWIGVGGTPQSFRRAGMLGLPLVVAIIGGETHRFRSLVDLYRDAGARAGYAPETLKVSLHSIGYVADTTEQAVEEFFPGYAETFTKIGRERGWPPVTRADFDAQRGSTGALLVGSPEEVAEKIRRHSESLGGISRVTFQMDNAQMNHAQLMRSIELIGMQMSPLLNN; this is encoded by the coding sequence ATGGAAGTTGGAATTGACAGTTTTGCCTCGGTTGGAACGAGTGAAAATGGTGAAACGGCGGATGCCACGCAGTCTGTCGCCGAACTGCTGGAGAGAATAGAGCAGGCGGATCGTTCCGGCTTGGATATCTTCGGTATTGGCGAGCATCATCGGCATGAATTTTTAGATTCGGCAAACGCGGTTATTCTCGCCGCTGCCGCCGCACGCACCGAGCGCATCCGTCTAACCAGCGCGGTTACGGTGCTGAGCGCGGCTGACCCGGTACGCGTGTTTCAACAATTCGCCACGCTCGATTTGATCTCAAAAGGTCGCGCCGAAATGGTTGTCGGGCGCGGCTCGTTCACCGAAGCCTTTCCGCTATTCGGATTTAGTCTCGGAGATTACGACGAGATTTTCGCTGAAAAGCTCGAACTCTTGCTCAAAATTCGGGACAATGAAACAGTCGATTGGTCGGGCAAATTTCGCCCCGCGCTGGAAAACCAAGCAATTTATCCGCGTCCGCTGCAAAAGCCGTTTCCCATCTGGATCGGAGTCGGCGGTACGCCGCAATCTTTCCGCCGCGCCGGAATGCTTGGACTGCCGCTCGTGGTTGCCATTATCGGCGGCGAAACGCATCGCTTTCGCTCGCTCGTAGATTTATACCGCGATGCCGGAGCGCGCGCTGGGTACGCGCCCGAAACATTGAAAGTTTCATTGCATTCAATCGGTTATGTCGCCGACACGACTGAACAAGCCGTTGAAGAATTTTTTCCGGGCTACGCCGAAACCTTTACTAAAATTGGCAGAGAGAGAGGCTGGCCGCCTGTTACGCGCGCCGATTTTGACGCGCAGCGCGGCTCAACCGGCGCGTTACTGGTCGGCAGCCCCGAAGAAGTGGCGGAGAAAATCCGCCGTCACAGCGAATCGCTCGGCGGCATTTCGAGAGTAACTTTTCAAATGGACAACGCGCAGATGAATCACGCCCAACTGATGCGCTCCATTGAATTGATTGGAATGCAAATGTCGCCTCTCTTAAACAATTAA
- a CDS encoding dioxygenase has translation MQNITLDTITEAVINHGDRGKSHPRLYEIYTSLVPHLHDFVREVNLTESELQQGRNFLNQASHHTQEIPTGEIHLLTDLLGISELVELLHDAHRGTESNLEGPLYVPNAPERQMGDRLGIDTEGDSLFLSGRVLDLNSQPIANALIDVWQPNSKGLYDGQEPSQPLGNFRGRFKTNKSGKYMFETVVPLGYKVPSSGPCGELLGLLGRHPWRPAHIHFKLSAPEYTPLTTQIFIAGDPHLDSDTTFSVRSTIVQLQKHEVLDELKAHNQSKPFYTTEFDFVLKPATL, from the coding sequence GTGCAGAACATCACACTTGACACTATCACTGAAGCCGTCATTAATCATGGCGATCGCGGCAAATCTCACCCGCGACTCTATGAAATTTACACGAGCTTAGTTCCACATTTGCATGATTTTGTGCGTGAGGTGAATCTGACAGAATCAGAATTGCAGCAGGGACGTAATTTTCTCAACCAGGCAAGTCATCACACTCAAGAGATTCCCACTGGAGAGATCCATTTGTTGACGGATCTACTAGGGATCTCAGAGTTGGTAGAATTGCTGCACGATGCCCATCGCGGTACAGAAAGCAATTTAGAAGGACCATTGTATGTGCCGAATGCACCAGAACGGCAGATGGGCGATCGCTTGGGTATTGATACAGAAGGAGATTCGCTTTTCCTGTCAGGCAGGGTTTTAGATTTGAACAGTCAACCGATCGCCAATGCTCTGATTGATGTTTGGCAACCCAATTCCAAAGGATTATATGATGGCCAAGAGCCATCTCAGCCGTTGGGGAATTTTCGCGGACGTTTCAAAACGAACAAGAGTGGAAAGTATATGTTTGAAACCGTCGTGCCACTAGGTTACAAAGTGCCAAGCAGTGGTCCATGTGGCGAGTTGCTGGGACTCTTGGGACGGCATCCCTGGCGGCCGGCTCACATCCATTTCAAACTCAGTGCTCCGGAGTACACTCCACTGACAACACAAATTTTTATTGCTGGCGATCCTCACCTGGATTCAGATACAACCTTTTCCGTGCGATCGACGATCGTTCAATTGCAAAAGCACGAAGTGCTAGACGAACTCAAGGCACACAATCAAAGTAAACCGTTTTACACGACTGAGTTTGATTTTGTGTTGAAACCCGCTACTCTCTAG
- a CDS encoding lipocalin-like domain-containing protein, with protein sequence MSTPSIQNNLLIGIWKLISATAIYADGTVTPDVYGTHPVGYITYTSDGHMMVMFSRSDRTPLSQEVRSPLTPQMQSLPVEELAQAFTTFNAYAGTYTLSGNTVTHQIKIASIPNRVGTTLVRTFTLNESRLTLVTPPVLSDGVEAVFELLWERISSKGSSLSITK encoded by the coding sequence ATGTCTACACCATCAATCCAGAACAATCTGCTAATTGGCATTTGGAAGTTAATTTCTGCAACTGCCATTTACGCTGATGGAACGGTGACTCCAGACGTGTATGGAACTCATCCGGTTGGCTACATCACTTACACATCAGATGGTCACATGATGGTGATGTTTTCTAGGAGCGATCGCACACCGTTGAGTCAGGAGGTCAGATCACCGCTGACTCCCCAGATGCAATCTTTACCCGTGGAAGAGCTTGCTCAAGCATTTACAACATTCAATGCTTACGCTGGAACTTATACGTTGAGTGGCAACACAGTAACTCACCAAATTAAAATTGCATCAATTCCTAATCGCGTTGGTACAACGTTAGTTCGCACGTTTACTCTTAATGAGAGCCGACTAACGCTCGTGACGCCGCCGGTCTTGAGTGATGGTGTTGAAGCGGTTTTTGAGCTGCTGTGGGAACGCATTAGTAGCAAGGGGAGTTCGTTGTCGATAACGAAGTAG
- a CDS encoding NADPH-dependent F420 reductase, with amino-acid sequence MSDITLGQENSANIDMSIGIIGSGALGSNLARMLAKNGIAATIANSRGPESLADFVAEVGPSIKAGTVAEAASADIVIAAVRWVDAEKVFSALPAWNGRIVIDSTNPVEFLDPDSPDAKDPSNPLAAYGIRAVDLGGKFSSEVFKQYVPGARVVKAFNHLEVNLLQEPKVSGGQRVLFYSGDDADAKTQVRKIIDGTGFFPADLGTLEAGGTIASLPFGSLAAHNFIKI; translated from the coding sequence ATGTCTGACATTACCCTTGGTCAAGAAAACTCTGCAAACATCGATATGAGTATCGGAATTATTGGTTCAGGAGCCCTCGGCTCGAACCTGGCGCGCATGTTGGCAAAAAATGGCATTGCAGCCACCATAGCCAATAGCCGCGGACCGGAATCGCTGGCTGACTTTGTAGCCGAAGTGGGCCCCTCCATAAAGGCCGGCACTGTTGCCGAAGCCGCCAGCGCCGACATCGTCATTGCGGCTGTACGCTGGGTCGATGCAGAGAAGGTATTCAGTGCCCTGCCTGCATGGAATGGTCGCATCGTCATTGACAGCACCAACCCAGTTGAATTCCTCGACCCAGATTCACCTGATGCCAAAGACCCCAGCAATCCGCTGGCAGCCTACGGTATCAGGGCTGTTGATCTAGGCGGCAAATTCTCCAGCGAGGTGTTCAAGCAATACGTACCGGGTGCACGCGTAGTGAAAGCCTTTAATCATCTGGAGGTGAACCTATTGCAGGAGCCTAAAGTGTCTGGTGGACAGCGGGTGCTGTTCTACTCAGGTGACGACGCCGATGCCAAAACCCAAGTGCGAAAAATCATTGACGGCACGGGCTTCTTCCCTGCGGATCTAGGCACTCTGGAAGCTGGCGGCACGATTGCGTCTTTGCCGTTTGGTTCATTGGCTGCGCACAACTTCATCAAGATCTGA
- a CDS encoding alpha/beta fold hydrolase encodes MVPSISNEAIQASWNVAVGASAKGTLDCVPSWLTDFRDDLPRIDVPTLIIHGDSDRILPLESTAARLPKLIKNSQLVVIPGGPHAINWTHADQVNPVLLHFLQQE; translated from the coding sequence TTGGTCCCTAGCATCAGCAATGAAGCGATTCAAGCCAGTTGGAATGTAGCAGTAGGGGCTTCTGCTAAAGGGACTTTGGACTGTGTACCCTCCTGGCTCACCGATTTCCGCGATGATCTGCCCCGCATTGATGTACCGACTCTGATTATTCATGGAGATAGCGATCGCATTCTGCCACTTGAGTCCACCGCAGCAAGACTCCCGAAGCTGATCAAAAACAGTCAACTGGTTGTCATTCCCGGTGGACCGCACGCCATCAACTGGACTCACGCTGATCAGGTCAATCCCGTGTTGCTGCACTTTCTTCAGCAGGAATAA
- a CDS encoding pirin family protein, translated as MTVPTQTSRTVAGVINSVETLEGAGFLVRRPFPKSSFSEFDPFLLLDELGPINLKPGQAKGAPDHPHRGFETVSYVLDGRLEHKDSAGHAGLLNPGDVQWMTAGAGVVHSEMPESRFTQTGGRLHGIQLWVNLPQRDKMMPPRYQEIPAAQIPVAQTEDRSVTVRVIAGEALGAKAVIQTRTPIIYLHFTLQPGATMIQPVPKEYNAFVYVLEGSGLFGTEPAPGDDGQMVLFSQDGEDVVISNPADAQRPLDLLLIAGVPLNEPVVRYGPFVMNTEAEIIQAINDYQEGRMGQIYA; from the coding sequence ATGACTGTCCCCACTCAAACGTCTCGAACCGTTGCCGGAGTAATCAACAGCGTTGAAACACTCGAAGGGGCCGGATTTCTTGTACGTCGGCCCTTTCCCAAAAGTAGCTTCTCTGAATTTGACCCGTTTCTCCTCCTCGACGAGTTGGGTCCGATTAATCTAAAGCCGGGTCAAGCAAAAGGTGCACCCGATCATCCGCACCGGGGTTTTGAAACCGTCAGCTATGTCTTGGATGGGCGGTTAGAACACAAAGATTCTGCGGGGCACGCCGGGCTACTAAATCCGGGTGACGTCCAGTGGATGACAGCAGGTGCCGGGGTTGTGCATTCCGAGATGCCGGAGTCAAGGTTTACCCAAACTGGTGGACGGCTCCACGGCATTCAACTATGGGTCAATCTGCCACAACGAGACAAAATGATGCCACCTCGCTATCAGGAAATTCCAGCGGCTCAAATTCCGGTCGCTCAAACCGAAGATAGGTCTGTGACAGTGCGGGTGATTGCGGGAGAAGCGTTAGGGGCAAAAGCCGTAATTCAGACGCGCACGCCGATAATTTATCTCCACTTCACACTGCAACCAGGGGCAACGATGATCCAGCCTGTACCAAAAGAGTACAACGCCTTTGTCTATGTACTGGAGGGGTCTGGGTTGTTTGGGACAGAGCCAGCGCCTGGTGATGATGGGCAGATGGTGCTCTTTTCTCAAGATGGAGAAGATGTAGTGATCTCCAACCCTGCTGATGCTCAGCGTCCTTTAGATCTTCTGCTGATTGCAGGTGTACCCCTTAACGAACCAGTCGTGCGCTACGGTCCGTTTGTAATGAACACTGAAGCTGAAATTATCCAGGCGATCAACGACTACCAAGAAGGAAGGATGGGACAGATTTATGCTTAA
- a CDS encoding DUF5996 family protein: MANLLAFLQSTYEAAANLGHWDRVALERSPAV; the protein is encoded by the coding sequence ATTGCAAACCTCCTTGCTTTTCTCCAAAGCACCTATGAGGCAGCAGCCAACTTAGGACATTGGGATCGAGTAGCCCTGGAGCGTTCCCCAGCCGTGTAA